The following proteins come from a genomic window of Thermodesulforhabdaceae bacterium:
- a CDS encoding FAD-dependent oxidoreductase: protein MKDHRILNFDVVVIGGGIAGLQAALDIADQGHSVALVEKDTSIGGAMIKLSKVFPTLDCASCITTPKMAAAAHHGRIKLFTYCELQKLEKKKDRLIHATVLKKARYVDEEKCIGCRKCEYACPVFMPDSYQGNFAATKAISVPFSNAIPQIAVLNPDYCMLCGRCYSVCPTDAIVYDQKSETFIIEAIAAVVTTGFSTITIDEVPQYGKGSIRNVISALQMERLLAPHGPYNRVLRPSDGKEPDSVAFIQCVGSRDLSFGIPYCSRVCCMYAIKQAMLVSGALPLADITIYFMDIRAFGKNYEQFYQNARAMGIQFVRAKVAWLEQGDDDSVIVHYEDQLNGGVTTAQHDLVVLALGKIPSWVPVSNSSLATGSDHFLIGPDPLAVPTKTHEDGIFAAGAALGMKDIVDSIAEASAAAMQAANYIKAAKAREIEPGSVKMPG from the coding sequence ATGAAAGACCACCGGATCTTAAACTTTGATGTTGTGGTTATCGGAGGCGGTATTGCCGGACTTCAAGCCGCTTTAGACATCGCCGATCAGGGACATTCAGTAGCGCTAGTTGAAAAGGATACATCTATTGGTGGCGCCATGATAAAACTTTCTAAGGTTTTCCCCACCCTGGACTGCGCAAGCTGTATAACTACACCAAAGATGGCTGCGGCGGCTCATCACGGTAGAATAAAGCTTTTTACCTACTGCGAACTTCAAAAGCTCGAAAAGAAAAAAGATAGGCTAATACATGCTACCGTGTTGAAAAAAGCTCGCTATGTTGATGAAGAAAAATGCATAGGATGCCGTAAATGCGAATATGCCTGTCCTGTTTTTATGCCTGACTCATATCAAGGAAACTTTGCAGCGACGAAAGCGATTTCCGTTCCTTTTTCCAATGCAATTCCGCAAATCGCCGTGTTGAATCCGGATTACTGTATGTTGTGTGGTAGATGCTATTCGGTTTGCCCAACAGATGCCATAGTTTATGATCAAAAGTCGGAAACGTTCATCATTGAAGCGATTGCTGCCGTTGTGACTACGGGATTTTCCACTATTACAATTGATGAGGTCCCTCAATATGGAAAAGGAAGCATTCGCAATGTTATAAGCGCTCTTCAGATGGAACGCCTTCTGGCGCCTCATGGTCCCTATAATCGAGTCCTGCGTCCTTCCGATGGAAAAGAACCCGATTCGGTAGCCTTTATTCAATGCGTAGGGTCAAGAGACCTAAGTTTTGGTATCCCTTACTGCTCCCGAGTCTGCTGCATGTATGCAATCAAACAGGCTATGCTTGTTTCCGGTGCTTTGCCCCTTGCGGATATCACAATTTATTTCATGGACATAAGAGCTTTCGGGAAAAATTACGAGCAGTTTTACCAGAACGCCAGAGCCATGGGCATCCAATTTGTAAGAGCAAAAGTGGCGTGGCTGGAGCAGGGTGACGACGACTCAGTTATTGTTCACTATGAAGATCAACTAAACGGCGGTGTAACAACAGCTCAACATGATCTTGTGGTGCTGGCTTTAGGAAAAATCCCGTCCTGGGTTCCCGTTTCGAATTCTTCTCTTGCCACAGGATCTGATCATTTTCTGATCGGACCTGATCCATTAGCTGTGCCTACAAAAACTCACGAAGACGGCATCTTTGCAGCCGGGGCAGCTCTGGGAATGAAAGACATTGTGGATAGCATTGCTGAGGCGAGCGCTGCAGCAATGCAGGCGGCAAATTACATAAAAGCAGCAAAAGCCAGAGAGATTGAGCCTGGCAGCGTAAAAATGCCAGGTTAA
- a CDS encoding hydrogenase iron-sulfur subunit: protein MNSPSQAGKILILATEACAYPGADAVGQAHASYPANTYILKVKAPVMFPEKFYLDCFEKGIWGIIVMSCGVECPYEGAYEALARRIDRVYQLMKVRGLDIRRLRLTSICTVCIRAFLNEVNQMAEIVKELGPPGSERILSEASGGAGSEGGS, encoded by the coding sequence ATGAATTCTCCCAGCCAGGCAGGGAAAATCCTTATTCTGGCAACAGAAGCTTGCGCTTATCCCGGTGCGGATGCAGTAGGACAGGCTCACGCAAGTTATCCAGCTAACACTTACATCTTGAAGGTTAAAGCGCCAGTGATGTTTCCTGAAAAGTTCTATCTCGACTGCTTCGAAAAAGGCATCTGGGGCATCATTGTTATGAGTTGCGGCGTGGAATGCCCATACGAAGGGGCTTATGAAGCTCTCGCCAGAAGAATCGACCGAGTTTATCAACTCATGAAAGTTCGAGGATTGGACATACGCCGCCTAAGACTTACTTCCATCTGCACGGTGTGCATTCGAGCCTTCCTGAACGAAGTGAACCAGATGGCCGAAATCGTTAAAGAACTGGGACCGCCAGGTAGTGAGAGAATACTCTCAGAGGCAAGCGGTGGTGCTGGAAGCGAGGGAGGAAGCTAA
- a CDS encoding sulfurtransferase TusA family protein, which yields MDLGNVKPAAVVDARGSACPGPLLEAKKAIGKVKVGEVLEILSSDPGTKNDIPVWAKKAGHEYLGHVSADGYERIFVMRKK from the coding sequence ATGGATCTTGGCAACGTAAAACCAGCAGCGGTTGTTGATGCTCGAGGCAGTGCCTGTCCGGGTCCCCTTCTTGAAGCCAAAAAAGCCATAGGGAAGGTTAAAGTTGGCGAAGTGCTTGAAATTCTTTCAAGTGACCCCGGCACCAAAAACGATATCCCCGTGTGGGCAAAGAAAGCCGGTCATGAGTATCTCGGTCATGTTTCAGCAGACGGCTACGAACGAATCTTTGTAATGCGAAAAAAATAG